AGTACATCGGCCCGGTCGGCTAAGCTTATTTGTCCCGGATGTACTTTAAAATGAGTGATAGCTAATAGCGCGTAATCAAGACTTTTTTGATAATCCTCATTGTTGCCGGTAATAACCGAACGCCAGTAATAAAAGTCGCCGGCAACTGTAGTGTCGCCTGTTTCCTGCATACTTTCAATAGTCTTGATCGAATAATAGTCCGCTTTGTCCGGCTTTCCCGCCCTGTAACTAATAACCGCCAAAGGATGATAGACGTATTGCAACTTTCGGTATTTTATGGCATTATATTTTTTCAAAACTTCAAGGAGCTCGGCTTCGGCTGTATGGCTTCCCTTACTATAATGCACCAGGGCCATGTAACTCAACGCCAAAATTTCGTATTGAGGCAAATGAAGTTGGATGCTTAATTTTTTTGCCTGTTCAGCAAAAAAAATTGCTTTAGGCCAGTCTTCCTCTTTCTTATCTCCCTCCCTCTCCCAGTATTTATAACTTAAATTCAGTAATAACTTCAATTTTGAAGTATCGTTGAGCAAACCAAGAATACTTTCTGCAGATTTCATATTGTTTTCAAGTGTAAAAATCTCCGCTGTAAAAAGTTGAGCATTATTATACAGGGAGTCATTACGTAAGCGGGCACTCAATTTAGTCGCAGCATTAGCAAAGTCCATTGCGCGGTTAAAATCGGCCTGCTTTCTTACCGGCCTGTAAGAATATATATTTGCCAGATCGAGCAGTATAGCTACCCTGTTTTTATCAGGCTTGCTGTTTTTTAAAGAAATCGCCAGTTTACTTTCATTTGCCGGGTTTACCGGCATCGGGGCCGGATAATACTGTGCTGAACCCCTAACATGGAACATGAGCAGCAAAATGCTTAGCACAAAACTTTTTGTAAAGATGCAGGGCATCTTTTTTGATACGCTCTTTTTATTCACTTCCATATTTTTTACCCATGCCCGTACCGGGAAAAGGGATAACCAATGTAAAACTACTCATCTTCCGAGATTAAAAACAGGGTGCCTCTGAAAGACCAAACTATGTTTTAGCGATATCGGCATTACCTATATCTTCGCCTAAGCACCGGGACACCGTTAGCATATCATAACCCGCACTAACGCGCTCTTATTTTACCCGAAGCGTCACCTTTTAATATCCGCTAAGCTCCTGGCGGCTTCACATAATATAATTTCGTGCCACTTATTAAAACCCTGAAGATCAGAACACAAATCCCGCCTTTCCATATCGATATTTCAACAAACGCACACCTTGTATTGATATTTCAAGAGTAACATGTTGTTTCTTTTTAAACGCAGATCAAATTGTTTTTAGGTGTAACCGACAATTTACCTGGCAGGCACGCGCCTTTTAATACGCTTATTTGAGCTCCAAACTTCAACTCTACTCCCTGTTGATATTTCAAATGCAACTCATGTAGCGTTGTAATACCAAGAGTTTGATTTGAAACAAAACAAACACAACAAATTGATTATCAATACAATAAATTACTGGCATAAAATTTAATTAGAAGCATCTGATCTTCTTGCCTGGCGTATGACGGATTAAATGATGAGTTGGTTTAGCGCAATCCGTTGCTCAGGCAAAAAGCCTTATGTAAGCTCAACCGGTTGAGCCCGCAGATAAAAATACGAATAACAAAATCCTAAGAAACATTAAGCTATGAGATGCACTTATCCAATTAACACAATACCCTTACTCAATTACATCCAAAAGATGATAAGCCTGGATGATGCGGCGATTGAAGTAATTTTAAACAGCTGCAAAGAGGTGCTGATTCCAAAGGGGCAAACTATATTTAAAGATGGAGAAATTGCAAAATATTTCTATTTCATCATATCAGGTAAAGCGCGGTCATATTACGCCGATCGTGCGGGCAAAACCATAACCTGGGCTTTTCATTTTAATGAAACTCAAAGCGATTTTAAAAACCTTTTTATTGTAGATTATAAAAGTTTTCTGACGCAGACACCCGGAAACCTGTATATCGAAGCCCTTACCGATATCCGGGCTATTAGAATTGGTACCCGTGGATTTAATCTCAATGCTGATCATGTACCTGTATTAGAAAAATGCGTACAAAAACTGAAAGAGCATTCATTAATTGCGGCCTATAACCGGATATTTCATCTGCTCACCCTATCTGCCAGCGACAGATATAACCACCTATTGAGCAATGAGCCTCACTTATTGCAAATGTTTGCTGATAAATACCTGGCCTCTTATTTGGGTATCGAACCTCCATCGTTAAGCAGGATAAGAAAAAATCTTAAATCGACACCGGTTCAGCCAAGAACATTATCCATTGCCGGATAATAGCAGATACAAAATGCCAGGATAATGTTTTCCGGCAACTTATTGGCGTTTCCGCAGCCAAAGCACAGATGCCGTGATATTTCACGGAAAATAAAAATAAAAGGGATATACCACGGCGTTTTTTCAACTTAAAAAACACAAAATACTGGCTATAAATAATTTAAATACATGGCATGAAATTTATAAACTCC
The sequence above is a segment of the Mucilaginibacter celer genome. Coding sequences within it:
- a CDS encoding Crp/Fnr family transcriptional regulator yields the protein MISLDDAAIEVILNSCKEVLIPKGQTIFKDGEIAKYFYFIISGKARSYYADRAGKTITWAFHFNETQSDFKNLFIVDYKSFLTQTPGNLYIEALTDIRAIRIGTRGFNLNADHVPVLEKCVQKLKEHSLIAAYNRIFHLLTLSASDRYNHLLSNEPHLLQMFADKYLASYLGIEPPSLSRIRKNLKSTPVQPRTLSIAG